In Leptolyngbya sp. SIO1E4, one DNA window encodes the following:
- a CDS encoding photosystem II q(b) protein → MTQFGRAIAIDRPDQLKRVPDIQRPIADVTIAKPVHPWERFCRWVTSTENRVYIGWFGILMIPTISTAAIAFLLAFLIAPPVDVDGAGGMMSGALLSGNNLITAAVVPTSPAVGLHFYPIWQAASISEWLTNGGPYQLIVFHFLIGIIAYQDREWELSYRLGMRPWISLAFTAPVAAAVSVLLIYSLGQGSFASGMPLGISGTFTFMLQFQADHNILANPFHQLGVIGVFGGSLMCAAHGSLVTSALIRTDAETASSRPVLRDGQPTYSFERVQDSQQKLLWPGVSFKTSRSLHFFLAAFPVAGIWSAALGVDMAAFGFDQFSVNPSAAAHFEKTVVPTWASIVTQANSGIQAIEETGQSTFPVLLGEAAEFNADRGLS, encoded by the coding sequence ATGACACAGTTTGGTAGAGCGATCGCGATTGATCGTCCTGACCAACTAAAAAGAGTGCCGGATATTCAGAGACCCATCGCCGATGTCACAATTGCCAAACCCGTCCATCCTTGGGAGCGCTTTTGTCGGTGGGTTACTAGCACTGAAAACCGCGTCTATATCGGCTGGTTTGGCATCTTGATGATTCCGACCATATCAACGGCAGCAATTGCTTTTTTGCTGGCGTTTTTGATTGCACCCCCGGTAGATGTCGATGGTGCTGGCGGCATGATGTCAGGTGCTTTGCTCAGTGGCAACAACCTGATTACGGCTGCAGTAGTTCCCACTTCACCTGCAGTGGGTCTGCATTTTTACCCAATTTGGCAGGCTGCTTCCATCAGTGAGTGGCTTACGAATGGTGGGCCTTACCAGCTCATTGTGTTCCACTTCTTGATTGGCATCATTGCCTATCAAGATCGTGAATGGGAGTTGAGCTACCGCTTGGGCATGCGTCCCTGGATCTCGCTTGCGTTTACCGCTCCGGTCGCTGCAGCGGTTTCAGTGTTGCTCATTTATTCCCTAGGCCAGGGCAGTTTTGCCTCCGGCATGCCCTTGGGAATCTCGGGCACCTTCACGTTTATGTTGCAGTTCCAGGCAGATCACAACATTCTCGCGAATCCCTTCCACCAGCTAGGGGTGATTGGGGTCTTTGGCGGGTCTTTGATGTGTGCCGCACACGGATCTTTAGTGACATCAGCTCTGATCCGCACCGATGCTGAAACTGCGTCGTCCCGCCCCGTATTAAGGGATGGACAACCCACGTACAGCTTTGAGCGGGTTCAAGACAGTCAGCAGAAGCTGCTGTGGCCAGGGGTGAGCTTTAAAACCTCACGGTCTCTGCATTTCTTCTTAGCGGCTTTTCCGGTGGCGGGCATTTGGTCAGCTGCGCTGGGGGTGGATATGGCTGCCTTTGGCTTTGACCAGTTTTCCGTGAATCCGTCGGCAGCGGCGCATTTTGAGAAAACGGTGGTACCGACTTGGGCCAGCATTGTGACCCAAGCCAATTCTGGCATTCAAGCGATTGAAGAAACCGGTCAAAGCACGTTCCCAGTTCTTCTGGGAGAAGCGGCCGAATTCAATGCAGACAGAGGACTGTCATGA
- the psbV gene encoding cytochrome c-550 encodes MLSSLKKTLINSAIFSVIALLISATLWADVAIAIEVDDAYRTVPLNDSGEQITLSEKQLAIGQRKFNGSCAQCHLDGATKTNPSVDLSAETLSLASPPRNTVESVVDYLQQPTTYDGLASITELHPSTARTDLFPKMRDLTDDDLTAIAGYILVQPKILGDQWAGGKPKR; translated from the coding sequence ATGCTTTCCTCTCTCAAAAAGACGTTGATTAATTCTGCGATTTTCTCTGTTATTGCCCTGTTAATTTCGGCCACTTTGTGGGCAGATGTAGCCATCGCGATTGAAGTTGATGATGCCTACCGAACTGTTCCACTCAATGATTCAGGAGAACAAATTACCCTATCGGAAAAGCAGCTGGCAATTGGGCAACGTAAGTTCAACGGCAGCTGTGCCCAGTGCCATTTGGATGGGGCGACCAAGACCAACCCCAGCGTAGATTTGAGCGCTGAAACGCTATCGTTAGCAAGCCCACCGCGAAATACGGTAGAAAGTGTAGTCGATTATTTGCAACAGCCCACAACCTATGATGGTTTGGCGTCTATTACAGAGCTGCATCCATCCACCGCACGCACTGATTTGTTTCCTAAAATGCGGGATTTGACCGACGATGATTTAACTGCGATCGCAGGCTACATTCTGGTTCAGCCTAAAATTCTGGGCGACCAATGGGCAGGGGGCAAACCCAAGCGATAA
- a CDS encoding cytochrome b559 subunit beta, producing MTNFNREQEMVYPIFTVRWLAVHTLAVPTVFFLGAIAAMQFIQR from the coding sequence ATGACTAACTTCAACCGTGAACAAGAGATGGTTTACCCTATCTTCACCGTCAGATGGCTGGCTGTTCACACGCTGGCCGTGCCAACGGTGTTTTTCTTAGGGGCGATCGCAGCAATGCAGTTCATTCAGCGTTAA
- a CDS encoding photosystem II manganese-stabilizing polypeptide — protein sequence MKYRALVGVFLALCLGLLTACGSGPEVNDGSLSYDDIRGSGLANNCPQLPESSLDAIAMDANQSYQIKELCLQPKTFLVKQTPLMKREAGKFVVTKPLTRSSFSLDQVSGSLKVGPDGTMTFVEQGGFDFQPVTVQLPDGERVPLLFTVKGLVAKNQGGGTNLSPSTLLAGTFQVPPYRTSSFIDPKGRGLAMGYDSAVGLPISADSEEFVRQNIKSFDIGQGRISLQINRVDSSTGEIAGFFESEQPSDSEFGAKESMPVKIQGQFYGRVEPEVV from the coding sequence ATGAAATATCGTGCTTTGGTGGGTGTTTTTTTAGCCTTGTGTCTGGGGCTGTTAACTGCTTGTGGTAGCGGTCCAGAGGTCAATGACGGCTCCTTGAGCTACGACGACATTAGGGGAAGTGGGCTGGCCAATAACTGTCCTCAGCTCCCGGAGAGTAGCCTAGATGCGATCGCAATGGATGCCAATCAGTCCTATCAGATCAAAGAGCTTTGCCTGCAGCCCAAGACCTTTTTGGTCAAGCAAACGCCTTTGATGAAGCGTGAAGCAGGCAAATTTGTGGTGACGAAGCCACTGACTCGCTCTAGCTTCAGTCTCGATCAGGTCAGTGGGTCTTTGAAGGTTGGCCCAGACGGAACGATGACCTTTGTTGAGCAGGGCGGGTTTGACTTCCAGCCGGTGACGGTGCAGTTACCCGACGGAGAACGGGTACCGCTGCTATTTACCGTCAAAGGACTCGTGGCCAAAAATCAGGGCGGCGGAACGAATTTGAGTCCGTCTACGCTTCTGGCGGGGACTTTTCAGGTACCGCCTTACCGCACCTCCAGCTTTATTGACCCGAAAGGCCGTGGCTTAGCTATGGGTTACGACTCGGCAGTAGGGCTTCCCATTAGTGCTGACAGCGAAGAATTTGTGCGCCAGAACATCAAGAGCTTTGATATCGGCCAGGGACGTATTTCTCTGCAGATCAATCGCGTTGACAGCAGCACCGGAGAAATTGCTGGATTTTTCGAGAGCGAACAGCCTTCTGATAGTGAATTCGGGGCCAAAGAGTCTATGCCGGTCAAGATTCAGGGGCAGTTTTACGGTCGCGTTGAACCTGAGGTTGTTTAA
- a CDS encoding allophycocyanin, whose protein sequence is MSLVTEMILSADSEARYPAPKELRIFQDFVKTGEQRIRIAKALAENEQRIVQNGSQKFWERCPNTPSNSGNERKTASCQRDQGWYVRLIAYSILAGSERPLEEIGTVGIKEMYNNLEIPIRNIAECMRCLKEEAMTVMSEEDAQEVAPYFDLIINSLS, encoded by the coding sequence ATGAGCTTGGTCACGGAAATGATTCTCAGCGCAGATAGTGAAGCCCGCTATCCTGCTCCTAAGGAACTTCGGATTTTTCAAGACTTTGTTAAAACGGGCGAACAGCGCATTCGTATTGCAAAAGCTTTGGCAGAAAACGAACAGCGGATCGTCCAAAACGGGAGTCAGAAGTTCTGGGAGCGTTGCCCCAACACCCCAAGTAATAGCGGTAATGAGCGGAAGACGGCCTCCTGTCAGCGCGACCAAGGATGGTATGTGCGGCTGATTGCATATTCTATCTTGGCCGGGAGTGAGCGCCCCCTCGAAGAGATCGGCACGGTGGGCATCAAAGAGATGTACAACAACCTGGAAATTCCCATTCGGAACATTGCCGAGTGTATGCGCTGCCTCAAGGAAGAGGCTATGACGGTCATGAGCGAAGAAGACGCTCAAGAGGTGGCTCCGTACTTTGACCTCATTATCAATTCACTGTCATAG
- the apcB gene encoding allophycocyanin subunit beta, with amino-acid sequence MQDAITTLINTSDVQGKYLDDSSLDNLQAYFRSGDLRARAAMTISANASKIVTKTVAKALLYTDITAPGGNMYTCRRYAACVRDMDYFLRYATYAMLAGDPSILDERVLNGLKETYNSLGVPVGATVRSVQAMKEVANEMLGAEAGREMGIYFDHICSGLS; translated from the coding sequence ATGCAAGATGCAATTACGACCCTCATTAATACATCCGATGTCCAGGGCAAGTACTTAGACGATAGCTCACTAGATAATTTGCAAGCCTACTTTCGCAGTGGTGACCTGCGGGCGCGGGCAGCTATGACCATTAGTGCCAATGCGTCCAAGATTGTGACCAAAACCGTAGCTAAAGCGCTGCTTTACACCGACATCACTGCCCCTGGGGGCAATATGTACACCTGTCGTCGCTATGCTGCCTGTGTCCGGGATATGGACTATTTCTTGCGTTATGCAACCTACGCCATGCTGGCAGGTGACCCGTCCATCTTAGATGAGCGGGTGCTTAACGGCTTAAAGGAAACTTACAACTCCTTGGGTGTTCCGGTGGGTGCTACGGTGCGCTCGGTGCAAGCCATGAAGGAAGTGGCTAACGAAATGTTAGGGGCTGAAGCAGGTCGAGAAATGGGCATCTACTTCGACCACATTTGCTCGGGCTTGAGCTAA
- a CDS encoding allophycocyanin codes for MSIITQSIANADREARYLSRGELDAIRYFFDGGQQRLRIASILSTNVDSIVEKGSQRFWQSCPVTPSNSGNSTFRSSCMRDQGWYVRLISYAVVVGDIDPLRDTGVKGVRDMYESLEIPLRNVAECMRCLKEVTLDLLTVEDAAEVAPYFDYLIQGLMP; via the coding sequence ATGAGCATCATTACCCAGTCGATCGCAAATGCCGATCGCGAGGCTCGTTACCTCAGCCGGGGAGAACTGGATGCGATTCGCTATTTCTTTGACGGTGGACAGCAGCGCCTCCGGATTGCCTCCATTTTGAGCACCAACGTGGATTCCATTGTTGAAAAAGGCAGTCAGCGGTTTTGGCAAAGCTGTCCGGTCACCCCTAGCAATAGCGGTAATAGCACCTTCCGATCTTCCTGCATGCGAGATCAGGGCTGGTACGTCCGCCTGATCTCTTACGCGGTCGTGGTCGGAGATATTGATCCGCTTCGGGATACCGGGGTCAAGGGGGTTAGAGATATGTATGAGTCTCTGGAAATTCCCCTCAGAAACGTGGCGGAATGCATGCGCTGCTTGAAGGAAGTCACCCTGGATCTGTTGACGGTAGAGGATGCAGCTGAAGTTGCGCCCTATTTTGATTACCTGATTCAAGGGTTGATGCCCTAG
- a CDS encoding phycobilisome rod-core linker polypeptide codes for MTDRINGGSPVVQPQQYHTVPTAVIAKAHQRDRYLSRSEAEELSVFFGSGLQRLEIAQTLTQQADNIVAAGANRIFVGGNAMAYLDRPEDPVGLPGSDYYIAEDYLSAATRQRRAQAASRGGPRSVDASNSIAEWFKDVFAGGKPAAPSGFRTIDISRYGTVRMKRSLRDLSWFLRYITYAIVAGDTSIISVNTRGLRGVIPEDVTVATVVALREMQWKALTYFPATSASAALVKRYFDVLIDDYWVEKPAQRLRSGVSKNHPGLQLPQSYGDSAIPCPRWVMKPDLPDMEKNAVVRAAYRQVFERDITQPYGPALTELISQVKSGFWSMKEFVRQLGKSRLYRQLYYEPYSISRSIELACRHFLGRGLSCMEEFQTYFEVMSTQGFLALVDAFIDSQEYADYFGEETVPFLRGLGLEAQECRNWGPQLDLFKYSAPMRKVPQFVTTFGGYQQPLPNQHPYGVGNDPLEIQFGAIFPQETRSPKTQPAHFSEDSRRILIASGAGNGHSGFNGGFSNSSNGKVDLGRVPGSMGHHVLRWEGVHTENGQRRRLTATRPSTNPPSMNLTYHSPEAIIRATYRQVFGREVFEGQRQGVAETQLKAGNITLREFVRQLARSRVFRQMFWEGLYVTKAIEYIHRRLLGRPTTNRREMGRYYDLCARQGFYALVDTLVDSAEYTQVFGDDIVPYERYLTPRGVALRSPQGPAAWFKPRENPSIAGEWMQSHPHPVFGNAGGVAVMAPPASTQTAAAAPSSNRPAQSVPSHGGNGGALTASGGSAQPATEGAQPQASSQS; via the coding sequence ATGACTGATCGGATTAACGGGGGCAGTCCAGTTGTCCAGCCGCAGCAGTATCACACCGTACCGACCGCCGTCATTGCTAAGGCCCACCAGCGCGATCGCTATCTGAGCCGCAGCGAGGCCGAGGAACTCTCGGTCTTCTTTGGATCGGGGCTGCAGCGGCTAGAGATTGCACAAACCCTGACGCAACAAGCCGACAATATCGTAGCTGCCGGGGCTAATCGCATCTTTGTCGGGGGCAACGCCATGGCCTACCTGGATCGCCCCGAAGACCCTGTGGGCCTGCCCGGCTCGGACTACTACATCGCAGAAGACTACCTCTCTGCCGCCACTCGACAGCGGCGAGCGCAGGCAGCTTCCCGAGGGGGTCCCCGCTCTGTCGATGCTTCCAACAGCATCGCCGAGTGGTTTAAGGATGTGTTTGCTGGAGGGAAACCCGCTGCCCCCAGTGGCTTTCGCACCATTGATATCTCCCGCTATGGCACTGTGCGCATGAAGCGCTCCCTACGGGATTTGAGCTGGTTTTTGCGGTATATCACCTACGCGATCGTCGCAGGGGATACCAGTATCATCAGCGTCAACACCCGAGGCCTGCGGGGGGTAATTCCAGAAGATGTCACCGTGGCCACGGTGGTGGCGCTGCGGGAAATGCAGTGGAAAGCCCTCACCTATTTTCCGGCTACATCGGCATCCGCCGCTTTGGTGAAGCGATACTTCGACGTCTTAATTGACGACTATTGGGTCGAAAAACCCGCCCAGCGGCTCCGGAGTGGAGTTTCCAAAAACCACCCCGGTCTGCAGCTGCCCCAAAGCTATGGAGATAGCGCGATTCCCTGCCCCAGATGGGTGATGAAGCCCGATCTGCCCGACATGGAAAAAAATGCGGTGGTGCGGGCTGCTTACCGGCAGGTCTTTGAGCGCGATATTACCCAACCTTACGGCCCAGCTCTGACGGAGCTGATCTCCCAGGTGAAGAGTGGCTTCTGGTCGATGAAAGAGTTCGTCCGCCAGCTCGGGAAATCGCGACTTTACCGGCAACTGTATTACGAGCCCTACAGCATCAGCCGCAGTATTGAGCTGGCCTGTCGGCACTTCTTGGGCCGGGGGCTGAGCTGCATGGAGGAGTTTCAGACCTACTTTGAAGTGATGTCTACCCAGGGATTTTTGGCCTTGGTGGATGCCTTCATTGACTCTCAGGAATACGCTGACTACTTTGGCGAAGAGACGGTTCCTTTCCTGCGGGGGTTGGGACTAGAAGCCCAGGAATGTCGGAACTGGGGGCCACAGCTGGATCTGTTTAAGTACAGTGCGCCCATGCGGAAGGTGCCTCAGTTTGTCACCACCTTTGGTGGGTACCAGCAGCCTCTGCCCAATCAACATCCCTACGGGGTGGGGAACGACCCGCTGGAAATCCAGTTTGGGGCCATTTTCCCGCAGGAAACGCGCAGTCCCAAAACCCAGCCTGCCCACTTTAGTGAAGACAGTCGCCGGATTTTGATCGCCAGCGGTGCTGGCAACGGCCACAGCGGCTTTAACGGCGGATTCTCTAACAGCTCTAATGGCAAGGTCGATCTGGGTAGAGTTCCCGGTTCTATGGGGCATCACGTGCTGAGATGGGAAGGGGTTCACACGGAGAATGGCCAGCGTCGCAGGCTAACCGCCACCCGCCCCAGTACTAACCCGCCCAGCATGAACCTCACTTACCACTCCCCTGAGGCCATTATTCGGGCGACCTATCGTCAGGTATTTGGCCGTGAGGTGTTTGAGGGTCAGCGTCAAGGGGTTGCGGAGACTCAGCTCAAGGCTGGCAATATCACCCTGCGGGAGTTTGTGCGCCAGCTGGCGAGATCTCGGGTGTTCCGCCAGATGTTCTGGGAAGGGCTTTACGTCACTAAGGCGATTGAGTACATCCATCGACGGTTGCTAGGGCGACCCACCACCAACCGCCGAGAAATGGGCCGGTACTACGATCTCTGTGCCCGCCAAGGGTTTTATGCCTTGGTGGATACCCTCGTTGACAGTGCTGAATACACCCAGGTGTTTGGGGACGACATTGTGCCCTATGAGCGCTATCTGACGCCTCGCGGAGTGGCTCTGCGATCGCCCCAGGGGCCAGCGGCCTGGTTCAAACCTCGGGAAAATCCCTCTATCGCTGGGGAATGGATGCAAAGCCATCCCCATCCAGTGTTTGGGAATGCCGGTGGCGTTGCTGTGATGGCACCTCCGGCGTCAACCCAGACAGCGGCGGCCGCCCCGTCCTCAAACAGGCCCGCCCAGAGTGTGCCTAGCCATGGGGGCAATGGCGGTGCTTTAACCGCATCTGGGGGCAGTGCGCAACCTGCCACTGAGGGGGCTCAACCCCAGGCCAGTTCTCAATCTTGA
- a CDS encoding allophycocyanin: protein MSIVKQVILNADEERRYPTPGELRMIRTFCKTGTERIRLAKTLEEKSQSIVDRGTRQFWRICPKTPSNSGNSRKTAAAKRDVAWYVRLISYCLLAGDDRPLREIGLVGMKDLYTNVGIPLTNILQFMRCLKAEAIAQLDESDADTIVPYFDEIIQELALPGAPYFMNDGPGESEPV from the coding sequence ATGAGCATCGTTAAACAGGTCATTCTCAACGCCGATGAAGAACGGCGCTACCCAACCCCGGGTGAGCTGCGGATGATTCGCACCTTCTGTAAAACCGGAACGGAGCGCATTCGTTTAGCTAAAACCCTGGAAGAAAAATCCCAGTCCATTGTGGATCGGGGCACCCGTCAGTTTTGGCGCATCTGCCCCAAAACCCCGAGCAACAGCGGCAACAGCCGTAAAACGGCAGCCGCGAAGCGGGACGTTGCCTGGTATGTGCGCTTGATTAGCTACTGCTTGCTTGCCGGAGACGATCGCCCCCTGCGGGAGATTGGCCTGGTGGGCATGAAGGATCTGTACACCAATGTGGGCATTCCCCTGACCAATATTTTGCAGTTCATGCGCTGTCTGAAGGCTGAGGCGATCGCCCAGTTAGACGAGAGCGATGCAGACACAATCGTTCCCTACTTTGACGAAATTATTCAGGAGCTAGCTCTGCCAGGGGCGCCCTATTTCATGAATGACGGCCCGGGTGAGAGTGAGCCTGTTTAA
- the psbD gene encoding photosystem II D2 protein (photosystem q(a) protein), producing MTISMGTLKPARSWVGELDDWLKRDRFVFIGWSGLLLFPCAYLAIGAWFTGTSFVTSWYTHGLVSSYLEGCNFLTTAVSTPAESMGHSLLLLWGPEANGDFTRWCQIGGLWNFTAFHGVLALMGFMLRQIEVARLIGIRPYNAIAFSAPIAVFVSVFLMYPLGQSSWFFAPGFGVAAIFRFLLFFQGFHNYTLNPFHMMGVTGVLGAALLCAIHGATVQNTLFKDSEGKNTFKGFSTTQAEETYSMVTANRFWSQIFGIAFSNKRWLHFFMLFVPVTGLWMSAIGMVGLAFNLRAYDFVSQELRAAQDPEFETFYTKNVLLNEGVRAWMAELDQPAKKFVFPDEVLPRGFSE from the coding sequence ATGACGATTTCAATGGGAACACTCAAACCAGCAAGAAGCTGGGTGGGTGAACTCGACGACTGGTTAAAACGCGATCGCTTTGTGTTTATCGGGTGGTCTGGACTGCTCCTGTTCCCCTGCGCCTATCTGGCGATTGGGGCCTGGTTCACCGGTACCAGCTTTGTCACTTCCTGGTATACCCACGGCCTTGTGAGTTCCTACCTGGAGGGCTGTAACTTTCTGACAACAGCAGTCTCCACCCCTGCTGAGAGCATGGGACATTCGCTGCTGCTGCTGTGGGGACCAGAGGCCAACGGCGATTTTACCCGCTGGTGCCAGATTGGTGGCCTGTGGAACTTCACCGCCTTCCATGGGGTGCTAGCACTCATGGGCTTCATGCTGCGGCAAATTGAGGTGGCCCGCCTGATCGGGATTCGCCCCTATAACGCGATCGCCTTTTCGGCCCCGATTGCGGTGTTTGTCTCGGTGTTTTTGATGTATCCCTTGGGCCAGTCGAGCTGGTTTTTTGCCCCCGGCTTCGGCGTCGCCGCCATTTTCCGCTTTCTGCTGTTTTTCCAAGGGTTCCATAACTACACCCTCAATCCCTTCCACATGATGGGCGTGACGGGCGTACTGGGCGCAGCTCTCCTCTGCGCAATTCACGGCGCTACGGTGCAGAACACCCTGTTCAAAGACTCAGAAGGCAAAAACACCTTCAAAGGCTTTAGCACCACCCAGGCAGAAGAAACTTACTCGATGGTGACGGCCAACCGCTTCTGGTCACAGATTTTCGGCATTGCCTTTTCTAACAAGCGCTGGCTGCATTTCTTCATGCTGTTTGTTCCGGTAACGGGCTTGTGGATGAGCGCCATCGGCATGGTGGGATTGGCCTTTAATTTGCGGGCTTACGACTTTGTTAGCCAGGAACTTCGAGCCGCTCAAGACCCTGAATTTGAGACCTTTTACACCAAAAATGTCTTGCTGAATGAAGGGGTTCGGGCCTGGATGGCAGAGCTGGATCAACCCGCTAAGAAGTTTGTCTTCCCAGATGAGGTTCTGCCTCGTGGGTTCTCCGAATAG
- the psbC gene encoding photosystem II reaction center protein CP43 produces MQEGALFAPTGTGYNESSSGFAWWAGNARFITPELTGRFLGAHIAHAGLIAFWAGGMLLFEVSHYNLSQPMYEQGCILMPHIATLGFGVGQGGAVTDIFPFFAIGVAHLIGSAVLGIGGMYHAIRGPEKLSGFFQFDWKDKGKVAQILGFHILMLGIFALLFVAKSMFWGGLYDPWAPGGGDVRMITNPTLDPRIIFGYLIRNPLGGGGWIVSVNNMEDIVGGHIWIGSLLVIGGIWHILVPPLRWTYNLYPWAGETYLSQSLGNVSGQAFIATAFIWFNNTAYPSVFYGPTIPEASQAQSMVFLARDQNLGADVASAQGPTGLGKYLQRSPTGEIIFGGETMRFWDARAPWLEPLRGTNGLDLEKLKNDIQPWQLRRASEYMTHAPLGSINSVAGLATETNAFNFVSPRTWLATAHFIFAFFFLVGHLWHSGRSRATAAGFETGIDRDNEPVLSMPPIDPSLRS; encoded by the coding sequence ATGCAGGAAGGGGCGCTGTTTGCCCCGACCGGAACTGGGTACAACGAGTCCTCTAGCGGTTTTGCCTGGTGGGCAGGCAACGCCCGCTTTATCACCCCCGAGTTGACGGGCCGGTTTCTCGGGGCGCACATTGCTCATGCCGGGCTCATTGCCTTTTGGGCCGGGGGCATGCTGCTATTTGAAGTTTCTCACTATAACTTGTCTCAGCCCATGTACGAGCAGGGGTGCATCCTAATGCCCCATATCGCCACGCTCGGTTTTGGGGTGGGTCAAGGTGGTGCAGTGACGGATATTTTTCCCTTCTTTGCGATTGGCGTTGCCCACCTGATCGGCTCAGCAGTGCTGGGGATTGGGGGTATGTACCATGCCATTCGCGGCCCAGAAAAACTGTCTGGCTTCTTCCAGTTTGACTGGAAAGATAAAGGGAAAGTGGCTCAGATTCTAGGATTCCATATCCTGATGCTGGGCATTTTTGCCCTCCTGTTCGTGGCTAAGAGCATGTTCTGGGGCGGTCTCTATGATCCGTGGGCACCTGGCGGTGGCGACGTGCGGATGATTACAAACCCCACCCTCGATCCACGCATTATTTTTGGCTATCTAATTCGCAATCCTTTAGGCGGCGGCGGATGGATTGTCAGCGTCAACAACATGGAAGACATTGTTGGCGGTCACATCTGGATTGGCTCTCTGCTAGTGATTGGCGGCATCTGGCATATTTTAGTTCCGCCTCTGCGGTGGACTTACAATCTCTATCCCTGGGCAGGTGAAACCTATTTGTCCCAGAGTTTGGGTAATGTCTCTGGTCAGGCATTCATTGCCACTGCATTTATCTGGTTTAACAATACGGCTTATCCCAGTGTGTTTTACGGGCCAACCATTCCAGAAGCGTCTCAGGCGCAGTCGATGGTGTTTCTGGCTCGAGACCAAAACCTGGGGGCCGATGTAGCGTCGGCTCAAGGCCCCACCGGACTAGGTAAATACCTGCAGCGATCGCCGACAGGTGAAATCATCTTTGGCGGTGAAACGATGCGCTTTTGGGATGCCCGCGCTCCCTGGTTAGAACCCCTACGCGGCACCAATGGCCTAGATCTTGAGAAACTCAAGAACGATATCCAGCCCTGGCAGCTACGACGCGCCTCTGAATATATGACCCATGCACCACTCGGGTCGATCAACTCAGTGGCAGGGTTAGCAACAGAGACCAACGCCTTTAACTTTGTGTCTCCGCGCACTTGGTTGGCAACGGCTCACTTCATTTTTGCCTTCTTTTTCCTGGTGGGTCACCTCTGGCACTCTGGGCGTTCTCGGGCAACGGCTGCTGGGTTTGAAACGGGTATTGACCGAGACAATGAGCCTGTGCTCTCAATGCCGCCGATTGATCCTAGCCTGCGGTCTTGA